A single region of the Candidatus Eisenbacteria bacterium genome encodes:
- a CDS encoding response regulator, with product MRPIRILLIEDDLDSGDAMCLLLRKEDARVDWAPTAEKAIARYRRDPEFDLIFVDLMLPEMDGATLIERLSEIAPLPAVVIHTAASTATASEAARRIRGATILRKPTDWGAMRAILDRYRPVATGTASPGHP from the coding sequence ATGCGCCCCATTCGAATCCTCCTCATCGAAGACGACCTGGATTCCGGTGACGCCATGTGCCTCCTGCTGCGGAAAGAGGACGCCCGCGTGGACTGGGCTCCGACCGCCGAGAAGGCGATCGCGCGCTACCGGCGGGATCCCGAGTTCGATCTGATCTTCGTGGATCTCATGCTCCCCGAGATGGACGGCGCGACGCTGATCGAGCGTCTCTCGGAGATCGCGCCCCTCCCGGCGGTGGTGATCCACACCGCCGCCTCGACCGCGACGGCCTCCGAGGCCGCCCGCCGCATCCGCGGGGCCACGATCCTCCGAAAGCCCACGGACTGGGGGGCGATGCGGGCGATTCTGGACCGATACCGGCCCGTCGCCACCGGGACCGCGAGTCCCGGACATCCGTAG
- a CDS encoding glycosyltransferase, with translation MNVLVFTSLYPNNVQPNHGIFVQERVARVARLPGISVRVMAPVPWYPPFLPGARSRFRRVRAVESSAGLEVLHPRYAMIPKVGMPLHGPMMFRSLLAPLRALHESARFGLIDAHYLYPDGYAAVELGRALGLPVVVSARGSDVNRFAGFPRIRPMLRSTLAGAAQAIAVSAALRDRMVELGVPESRIEVIPNGVDLGTYAPRDRAASRARLGLPDRNTLLYVGNLVPGKGVEALIEGFALLTRAAGASGPAASGKDAGLVIVGAGPLRAALEERAHARGVADAVRFAGEVPHAALGDWYSAADALCLVSEREGWPNVLLEALACGTPIVATRVGGIPEIVTSDQFGILTGSDPREIAQAARASLERDWDRAVLRAHAERFTWERAAASVGRVFERALAAGPAAVAR, from the coding sequence ATGAACGTCCTCGTGTTCACCTCCCTCTACCCGAACAACGTCCAGCCCAATCACGGGATCTTCGTGCAGGAGCGGGTCGCGCGCGTGGCACGCCTCCCGGGAATCTCCGTGCGCGTGATGGCGCCTGTTCCCTGGTACCCGCCCTTCCTCCCGGGGGCCCGGTCCCGATTTCGGCGGGTGCGCGCCGTCGAGTCGTCCGCGGGCCTCGAGGTGCTCCATCCCCGGTACGCGATGATTCCGAAAGTCGGGATGCCCCTCCACGGTCCGATGATGTTCCGGTCGCTGCTCGCGCCGCTGCGCGCGCTTCACGAGAGCGCTCGGTTCGGCCTCATCGACGCTCACTATCTCTATCCCGACGGCTACGCCGCCGTGGAGCTGGGCCGCGCGCTCGGCCTCCCCGTGGTCGTCTCCGCGCGAGGAAGCGACGTGAACCGGTTCGCCGGCTTCCCCCGCATCCGCCCGATGCTCCGGTCCACGCTCGCCGGGGCGGCGCAGGCGATCGCCGTCTCCGCCGCCCTGCGCGACCGCATGGTGGAGCTCGGAGTCCCGGAATCCAGGATCGAGGTGATCCCGAACGGCGTCGATCTCGGCACCTACGCGCCGCGCGACCGCGCCGCGTCGCGCGCGCGCCTCGGGCTGCCGGACCGGAACACGCTCCTCTACGTGGGAAACCTGGTGCCCGGAAAGGGAGTGGAGGCGCTGATCGAAGGGTTCGCCCTTCTGACACGCGCCGCCGGAGCGTCCGGTCCCGCGGCTTCGGGCAAGGACGCCGGGCTGGTGATCGTGGGCGCGGGGCCCCTCCGCGCGGCGCTCGAGGAGCGGGCGCACGCTCGCGGCGTCGCGGACGCGGTGCGCTTCGCGGGCGAGGTGCCGCACGCGGCGCTGGGCGACTGGTACTCGGCGGCCGACGCGCTCTGCCTCGTGAGCGAACGGGAAGGATGGCCCAACGTCCTCCTGGAAGCGCTCGCCTGCGGGACTCCGATCGTCGCGACGCGCGTGGGCGGGATCCCGGAGATCGTGACGTCGGACCAGTTCGGGATCCTCACCGGGAGCGACCCGCGCGAGATCGCGCAGGCGGCCCGGGCCTCGCTGGAACGGGACTGGGACCGCGCCGTGCTGCGGGCCCATGCGGAGCGCTTCACCTGGGAGCGCGCCGCCGCATCCGTGGGACGCGTGTTCGAGAGGGCCCTCGCGGCCGGTCCCGCGGCGGTGGCGCGATGA
- a CDS encoding chemotaxis protein CheB, with the protein MSAQAHPTHLVVVGSSAGGVEALGTLVSGLPEDFPAAVVLAQHLDPGRPSFLPGILERRSKLPVIAIAGEAALAPGHVYVVPSNRHVVIRDGNVVAEGDHADRPCPSIDLLLSTAARSYGERLIAVILTGSGSDGAEGAVEVKEHGGCVIIQNPRTAAHPSMPAALPPTAVDHVADMEQIAPLLHDILRGATIEKQIESVDRSSLDGVLQVLAHHGGIDFSQYKPATLLRRIGRRMALTHTHHLEEYREYLNTHPAEVDQLLKSFLIKVTEFFRDPEAFRALEREIMPRLIEVGRERGRVLRLWSAGSATGEEAYSMGLLLAGMLGRELPEWNIRIFATDVDEEAVSYARRGYYPLTVLRNLPAEYKANYFEPVDHGLRIVKSLRQMIIFGQQDLSRGVPFPRIDLVSCRNLLIYFKPDLQQTVLDLFAYSLHQTRGYLFLGKAETARPTKATFELVNKKWKIYRCTSGPLAMAGRAQANGKHSAAPAARTAAGETPVRPAEARAGDETDLRRIAELALRSLPVGICVIDRSYRIQSMNMAARRLLGVREAGLDHDFLHTVRGVPYDEVRTAIDRAFRERTVIVLPQLELRDGMGEARFITMRAIPFEPATIDLALICVENATELVEVRRRLDAVLAEQGQLAEDLGAANQRLMEMNKELQDANEELQASNEEMMLTQEELQATNEELETNNEELQATNEELETTNDELQARTGELHELTRILTGERVRLTEIVAQAPFHVMVLRGRGLTVEALAQPLEELFQVTTASGRPFEEISMEPALELVRIGVRRAFVEGRAWYSEETRVIRGRAERFYKFSAVPTHVADGTVDGVVLYVEDVTERRRQEEADRLGKVKLMLEHANQLAMGLFTSEGMLLHATEQYLAILTRLRKIDPRDAAGQSWARLWFGGPETADAFDRVVRDGRPERLHEVRVYAVEEDSIWDCTLIPITQHGGGRVDYVVLTAVEVTRPVLAREALEQVDRLKDNFLSLASHELRTPLTPLAAYVELLAHLLSEKQRDPEWERQMNDVVGKFRRQIGYLSRLTEDLVDISRIRSGHLSLDLKPVSLKRIVEEGRDQALALGRDPTIDMEVDASNDLLVEADEMRLIQVVWNLLSNTQKHAPSAKNVKLRVRERTSNGQKWGRVEVEDSGSGIPEAYRKDLFQRFLSPQPREARSARSGLGLGLFISARIVEQHGGRIGVEHLDPGTLIYFELPLLA; encoded by the coding sequence ATGAGCGCCCAGGCACACCCGACGCACCTTGTCGTCGTCGGATCCTCGGCCGGCGGGGTCGAGGCGCTCGGCACGCTGGTCTCCGGCCTCCCCGAAGATTTCCCCGCCGCCGTCGTCCTCGCGCAGCACCTCGACCCGGGCCGCCCCAGCTTTCTCCCGGGGATCCTGGAGCGCCGCTCCAAGCTGCCCGTGATCGCGATCGCCGGGGAGGCCGCGCTCGCGCCCGGGCACGTCTACGTCGTCCCGTCCAACCGGCACGTGGTGATCCGGGACGGAAACGTGGTCGCGGAGGGGGACCACGCCGACCGGCCGTGCCCCTCCATCGATCTCCTCCTCTCCACGGCGGCCCGATCCTACGGCGAGCGGCTGATCGCCGTGATCCTGACCGGTTCCGGGTCCGACGGGGCCGAGGGCGCCGTCGAGGTGAAGGAGCATGGTGGATGCGTCATCATCCAGAATCCCCGGACCGCGGCCCATCCCTCCATGCCCGCCGCCCTCCCTCCCACCGCGGTGGACCATGTCGCGGACATGGAGCAGATCGCTCCCCTGCTCCACGACATCCTCCGCGGCGCCACCATCGAGAAGCAGATCGAGTCGGTGGACCGGAGCTCGCTGGACGGGGTGCTGCAGGTGCTGGCGCACCACGGGGGCATCGATTTCAGTCAGTACAAGCCGGCGACCCTCCTCCGGCGGATTGGCCGCCGCATGGCGCTGACCCACACCCATCACCTCGAGGAGTACCGGGAGTACCTGAACACGCACCCCGCGGAGGTCGACCAGCTCCTCAAGTCCTTCCTCATCAAGGTGACCGAGTTCTTCCGGGATCCCGAAGCGTTCCGCGCGCTGGAGCGCGAGATCATGCCGCGCCTGATCGAGGTGGGACGCGAGCGCGGGCGCGTGCTCCGGCTCTGGTCCGCCGGAAGCGCCACGGGCGAGGAAGCGTACTCGATGGGGCTCCTCCTCGCGGGCATGCTGGGACGCGAGCTGCCGGAGTGGAACATCCGAATCTTCGCGACGGACGTGGACGAGGAGGCGGTGTCCTACGCGAGACGCGGCTACTACCCCCTGACGGTGCTGCGAAATCTCCCCGCGGAGTACAAGGCAAACTACTTCGAGCCCGTGGATCACGGTCTTCGCATCGTGAAATCGCTGCGGCAGATGATCATCTTCGGACAGCAGGATCTCTCGCGCGGGGTCCCGTTTCCCCGGATCGACCTCGTCTCCTGCCGGAACCTGCTCATCTACTTCAAGCCGGACCTCCAGCAGACGGTGCTGGACCTGTTCGCGTACTCCCTCCACCAGACACGGGGATACCTGTTCCTGGGCAAGGCCGAGACCGCGAGGCCGACCAAGGCCACGTTCGAGCTGGTGAACAAGAAGTGGAAGATCTACCGCTGCACGAGCGGGCCGCTCGCCATGGCCGGCCGCGCCCAGGCGAACGGCAAACACTCGGCGGCTCCGGCCGCGAGAACGGCTGCCGGTGAGACCCCCGTGCGGCCCGCGGAAGCGAGGGCCGGCGACGAGACGGATCTGCGGCGGATCGCGGAGCTCGCCCTGCGGTCGCTGCCCGTCGGCATCTGCGTGATCGATCGGTCCTACCGGATCCAAAGCATGAACATGGCCGCACGGAGGCTCCTGGGCGTGCGGGAAGCGGGCCTGGACCACGACTTCCTCCACACGGTGCGGGGCGTGCCCTACGACGAGGTGCGCACCGCGATCGACCGGGCGTTCCGCGAGCGGACGGTCATCGTCCTTCCGCAGCTGGAGCTGAGGGACGGCATGGGCGAGGCGCGCTTCATCACGATGCGGGCCATTCCCTTCGAGCCTGCCACGATCGATCTGGCTCTCATCTGCGTGGAGAACGCGACCGAGCTCGTCGAGGTCCGCCGCCGCCTCGACGCGGTTTTAGCGGAGCAGGGCCAGTTGGCGGAGGATCTGGGCGCGGCCAACCAGCGGCTGATGGAGATGAACAAGGAGCTCCAGGACGCGAACGAGGAGCTCCAGGCGTCGAACGAGGAGATGATGCTGACCCAGGAGGAGCTCCAGGCCACGAACGAGGAGCTCGAGACGAACAACGAGGAGCTCCAGGCCACGAACGAGGAGCTGGAAACCACGAACGACGAGCTCCAGGCTCGAACCGGAGAGCTCCACGAGCTGACCCGCATCCTGACCGGCGAGCGGGTCCGCCTCACCGAGATCGTGGCCCAGGCGCCGTTCCACGTGATGGTGCTCCGGGGGCGGGGCCTCACGGTGGAGGCCCTGGCACAGCCGCTCGAGGAGCTCTTCCAGGTGACGACCGCCTCGGGCCGCCCCTTCGAGGAAATCTCCATGGAGCCCGCCCTCGAGTTGGTGCGGATCGGAGTCCGCCGCGCCTTCGTCGAGGGACGGGCCTGGTACTCCGAGGAGACGCGGGTCATCCGGGGTCGTGCCGAGCGCTTCTACAAGTTCTCGGCCGTTCCGACCCACGTGGCCGACGGCACGGTCGACGGCGTCGTCCTCTACGTGGAGGACGTCACGGAACGGCGGCGGCAGGAGGAGGCCGACCGGCTGGGCAAGGTGAAGCTCATGCTGGAGCACGCGAACCAGCTCGCGATGGGCCTCTTCACCTCGGAAGGAATGCTCCTTCACGCGACGGAACAGTACCTCGCCATACTGACCCGCCTCCGGAAGATCGATCCCCGAGACGCGGCGGGACAGTCGTGGGCGCGCCTCTGGTTCGGCGGGCCGGAGACGGCCGATGCGTTCGACCGGGTGGTGCGGGACGGCCGCCCGGAGCGCTTGCACGAGGTCCGGGTTTACGCGGTCGAGGAAGACTCCATCTGGGACTGCACCCTCATCCCGATCACGCAGCACGGAGGCGGTCGGGTGGACTACGTCGTCCTCACCGCCGTGGAGGTGACCCGACCCGTGCTGGCGCGGGAGGCGCTCGAGCAGGTGGACCGGCTCAAGGACAACTTCCTGTCGCTCGCGAGCCACGAGCTCCGGACTCCCCTCACGCCCCTCGCCGCGTACGTGGAGCTCCTCGCACACCTTCTCTCCGAGAAACAGCGCGATCCGGAGTGGGAGCGGCAGATGAACGACGTCGTCGGCAAGTTCCGCCGGCAGATCGGCTACCTGTCCCGTCTCACCGAGGACCTCGTCGACATCTCACGGATCCGCTCCGGGCACCTGTCGCTCGACCTGAAGCCCGTCAGCCTGAAACGGATCGTCGAGGAGGGGCGGGATCAGGCGCTCGCTCTCGGACGCGACCCGACGATCGATATGGAGGTGGACGCTTCGAACGACCTGCTGGTCGAGGCCGACGAGATGCGCCTGATCCAGGTCGTCTGGAATCTCCTGTCCAACACCCAGAAGCACGCGCCGTCCGCCAAGAACGTCAAGCTCCGCGTCCGCGAGCGCACCTCGAACGGACAGAAGTGGGGCCGCGTCGAGGTCGAGGACAGCGGTTCCGGGATCCCTGAGGCATACCGGAAGGATCTCTTCCAGCGCTTCCTCAGCCCCCAGCCCCGGGAAGCGCGCTCGGCGCGGTCCGGTCTCGGCCTGGGCCTCTTCATCTCCGCGCGGATCGTCGAGCAGCATGGGGGCAGGATCGGGGTGGAACACCTGGACCCGGGGACGCTGATCTACTTCGAGCTTCCGCTCCTGGCCTGA
- a CDS encoding phosphoribosylanthranilate isomerase has protein sequence MRTRVKVCGLTNPADALMAREAGADFLGLILTESPRRVSMSEAKTIRAALPEDAAVIGVFADEDPETVAPFVRDLRLRAVQVSGWADREHGLDCEVWHVLRAAELPDPVTLPMIPLRTYLLDAHDAKLPGGTGARSDWTWARRCVEVGRRLIVAGGLHADNVAPLVRDVRPFGVDASSGLEAEVRRKDPRKVRAFLDRIREADRDRPKRS, from the coding sequence GTGAGGACGCGCGTCAAGGTGTGCGGGCTCACGAACCCCGCGGACGCGCTCATGGCCCGCGAGGCGGGGGCGGACTTCCTGGGACTCATCCTCACCGAGAGCCCGCGCCGGGTCTCGATGAGCGAGGCCAAGACGATCCGCGCCGCGCTCCCCGAGGACGCTGCGGTGATCGGCGTGTTCGCCGACGAGGACCCCGAGACCGTCGCGCCGTTCGTGAGGGATCTCCGGCTGCGCGCCGTTCAGGTCTCCGGCTGGGCGGATCGGGAGCACGGCCTCGACTGCGAGGTGTGGCACGTCCTCCGCGCCGCGGAGCTTCCGGATCCGGTCACGCTCCCCATGATTCCGCTTCGCACCTACCTCCTCGACGCGCACGACGCCAAGCTGCCGGGAGGCACCGGGGCCCGCTCCGACTGGACGTGGGCTCGCCGCTGCGTCGAGGTGGGCCGAAGGCTCATCGTCGCGGGGGGCCTCCACGCCGACAATGTCGCGCCCCTGGTCCGCGACGTCCGGCCCTTCGGCGTGGACGCGTCGAGCGGCCTCGAAGCGGAGGTCCGACGAAAGGACCCGCGGAAGGTCCGCGCGTTCCTCGACCGCATCCGTGAGGCGGACCGGGACCGACCGAAGCGGTCGTGA
- a CDS encoding indole-3-glycerol phosphate synthase TrpC, with product MDFLAAMARERLEEVRGGERRVSTSELRRRAEAAEPPRSFGDAVRRPADAPLRVIAEVKRSSPSAGALREPYDPAGLGAAYEEAGASAISVLTEPSRFGGAVEDVTRVRERVRVPILLKDFVVHERQIFEARAHGADAALLIVALLSAVQLRDYVSLMRDIGLTPLIEILERREVDVALEVEEAVIGVNNRDLRTLAMRRGFAESILPLIPADRVRVGESGYGTRADLEALERSGADAALVGESLLRAASPGEALRALLGVEPDREGRLRT from the coding sequence ATGGACTTCCTGGCGGCCATGGCGCGCGAGCGCCTCGAAGAGGTGCGGGGCGGGGAGCGCCGTGTCTCCACGTCGGAGCTGCGCCGCCGTGCCGAGGCGGCCGAGCCGCCACGGTCGTTCGGAGACGCGGTCCGGCGCCCCGCGGACGCGCCCCTTCGCGTGATCGCCGAGGTGAAGCGCTCGTCTCCGAGCGCCGGCGCGCTGCGGGAACCCTACGATCCAGCCGGGCTCGGGGCCGCGTACGAAGAAGCGGGAGCATCGGCGATCTCGGTCCTGACCGAGCCGAGCCGGTTCGGGGGAGCCGTGGAGGACGTGACGCGCGTGCGGGAGCGCGTGCGCGTGCCCATCTTGCTCAAGGACTTCGTGGTGCACGAGCGTCAGATCTTCGAGGCGCGAGCGCACGGGGCGGACGCGGCGCTCCTCATCGTCGCCCTCCTGAGCGCGGTGCAACTCCGCGACTACGTCTCGCTCATGAGGGACATCGGGCTCACGCCCCTGATCGAAATTCTGGAGCGCCGGGAAGTGGACGTGGCGCTCGAGGTGGAGGAGGCGGTCATCGGCGTCAACAACCGGGACCTGCGCACGCTCGCGATGCGCCGTGGCTTCGCGGAGTCGATCCTCCCCCTGATCCCCGCCGACCGCGTGCGCGTGGGGGAGAGCGGATACGGCACGCGCGCCGATCTCGAGGCGCTCGAGCGATCCGGCGCCGACGCGGCTCTCGTGGGGGAATCCCTTCTTCGCGCCGCGTCTCCCGGGGAGGCGCTGCGCGCCCTCCTCGGCGTCGAGCCGGATCGGGAAGGGAGGCTCCGCACGTGA
- a CDS encoding NAD(P)/FAD-dependent oxidoreductase, translated as MGTSGQGQHVDVIVVGGGPAGLSAALVLGRARRSVLVLDDGRYRNDRSRGVHGYLSRDGILPEDLRKRGRAELRRYGVRVLGVRATGAGPDPRAGFRVRVSGGRVFRARKLLLATGVRDRIPSIRGIDSLYGVSVHHCPFCDGWEWRDRRLAVYGRGESGAGLAHSLLAWSPDLILFTDGPTRLSQAALAALRRRGVGIRPERVERLQGENGFLRGVLLRGGAAVARDAIFLATPNEARIELAKMLRCRFKPGGSIWTDRRECASVPGVFVAGDASRDVQFAIVAAAEGARAAVAIHRELVAEEQRGSRREKNL; from the coding sequence ATGGGAACGAGCGGGCAAGGCCAGCACGTGGACGTCATCGTCGTCGGAGGGGGACCGGCGGGACTCAGCGCGGCGCTCGTCCTGGGTCGAGCCCGGCGCTCGGTCCTGGTCCTGGACGACGGCCGGTACCGGAACGACCGCTCGCGCGGCGTTCACGGATACTTGAGCCGCGACGGCATCCTCCCGGAGGACCTCCGGAAGCGCGGGCGTGCGGAGCTGCGCCGCTACGGAGTGCGCGTGCTCGGCGTTCGTGCCACGGGGGCGGGTCCCGACCCGCGCGCGGGATTTCGCGTGCGCGTCTCCGGCGGCCGCGTGTTCCGCGCCCGGAAGCTCCTCCTCGCCACCGGCGTTCGGGACCGGATCCCCTCGATCCGTGGGATCGATTCACTCTACGGCGTGAGCGTGCATCACTGTCCCTTCTGCGACGGGTGGGAGTGGCGGGATCGCCGGCTCGCCGTGTACGGGCGGGGCGAGAGCGGAGCGGGTCTCGCGCACTCGCTCCTCGCCTGGAGCCCGGACCTCATCCTCTTCACGGACGGGCCCACGCGGCTCTCGCAGGCGGCGCTGGCCGCCCTCCGGCGCCGCGGAGTGGGGATCCGGCCCGAACGCGTCGAACGCCTCCAGGGGGAAAACGGCTTTCTCCGCGGGGTTCTCCTGCGCGGGGGGGCAGCCGTGGCCCGGGACGCGATCTTCCTCGCGACGCCGAACGAGGCCCGCATCGAGCTCGCGAAGATGCTCCGGTGCCGCTTCAAGCCCGGAGGGTCGATCTGGACCGACCGCCGCGAGTGCGCGAGCGTCCCCGGGGTGTTCGTCGCGGGGGACGCGTCCCGCGACGTCCAGTTCGCCATCGTCGCGGCGGCCGAGGGAGCTCGGGCGGCCGTGGCCATTCATCGCGAGCTGGTCGCCGAGGAGCAGCGTGGCTCGCGGCGGGAGAAAAACCTCTGA
- the trpB gene encoding tryptophan synthase subunit beta → MSPKAASAAPGRFGEYGGIYVPETLLTPVLELAAAYEDARGDEGFRSLLDRELSTFAGRPTPLLRAGRFAEACGLARVYLKREDLLHTGAHKINNAVGQALLARRMGKTRVIAETGAGQHGVATATACARYGLECVVTMGETDMARQRPNVDRMRLLGAEVRAVTSGSRTLKDAINEAMRDWSATVRSTHYLLGSVLGPHPYPTMVREFQSVIGREAREQVLAAEERLPDLLVACVGGGSNALGLFHAFLGDSEVDMVGVEAGGEGLSTARHAARFADPAPGVLHGTRTLVLQDGEGQVRETHSISAGLDYPAVGPEHAFLAASGRARYDAATDEEALLAFDLLARTEGILPALESAHALAWVAREGRAGRIARDAVVVVNLSGRGDKDIEIVEEARKRGRR, encoded by the coding sequence GTGAGTCCGAAGGCGGCCTCGGCGGCTCCGGGCCGGTTCGGTGAGTACGGCGGCATCTACGTTCCGGAGACGCTCCTGACACCCGTGCTCGAGCTGGCGGCCGCATACGAGGACGCCAGAGGCGACGAGGGATTTCGATCACTCCTCGACCGCGAGCTCTCGACCTTCGCCGGGCGCCCCACGCCGCTCCTCCGCGCCGGCCGCTTCGCCGAGGCCTGCGGCCTCGCCCGCGTCTATCTGAAGCGCGAGGACCTCCTCCACACCGGGGCGCACAAGATCAACAACGCCGTGGGGCAGGCGCTCCTGGCGCGCCGCATGGGGAAGACGCGCGTGATCGCGGAGACCGGCGCCGGGCAGCACGGCGTGGCGACCGCCACGGCCTGCGCGCGCTACGGGCTCGAGTGCGTCGTGACCATGGGCGAGACGGACATGGCCCGGCAGCGGCCCAACGTGGATCGCATGCGGCTCCTGGGGGCCGAGGTCCGTGCCGTGACCTCCGGCAGCCGGACGCTCAAGGACGCCATCAACGAAGCCATGCGCGACTGGTCCGCCACCGTGCGGAGCACGCACTACCTCCTCGGGTCCGTCCTCGGACCGCATCCGTACCCGACCATGGTCCGGGAATTCCAGAGCGTCATCGGTCGAGAGGCGAGGGAGCAGGTCCTCGCGGCCGAGGAACGGCTTCCGGACCTCCTCGTGGCCTGCGTCGGAGGAGGCAGCAACGCGCTCGGACTCTTCCACGCGTTCCTCGGAGACTCCGAGGTGGACATGGTCGGGGTGGAGGCCGGCGGCGAGGGGCTCTCCACCGCGCGCCACGCCGCCCGGTTCGCGGACCCCGCGCCCGGAGTCCTCCATGGAACGCGCACTCTCGTGCTCCAGGACGGCGAGGGGCAGGTGCGGGAGACCCACTCGATCTCGGCCGGCCTCGACTATCCCGCCGTCGGCCCGGAGCACGCGTTCCTCGCGGCGTCCGGACGGGCACGCTACGACGCGGCGACGGACGAGGAAGCGCTCCTCGCGTTCGATCTCCTCGCGCGCACGGAGGGGATCCTGCCCGCCCTGGAGTCGGCGCACGCCCTCGCGTGGGTGGCGCGGGAAGGACGGGCCGGAAGGATCGCGCGGGACGCCGTGGTGGTCGTGAATCTGTCCGGCCGCGGCGACAAGGACATCGAGATCGTCGAGGAGGCCCGGAAGCGCGGTCGCCGGTGA
- a CDS encoding TIGR04063 family PEP-CTERM/XrtA system glycosyltransferase, with protein MSGADATAERAAAHRALPDSLRILHVLDHSLPLHSGYTFRSQRILASQRRRGWEPCAVTSPKHEESWRRPTEAVETVEGMRFHRSGAVRRERVPLVGEWRLIETLKRRVDDAIRAERPHVVHAHSPVLNAIAALRAARKHGLPVVYEIRAFWEDAAVDHGTYAEGSWKYRLVRALETDACRRVDGVAVICRGLEGDLVARGIDPGKFVVIYNGIDPDETRIAAPDAEYREAWGLAGKRVIGFIGSFYRYEGLDLLVEAVARLRRERDDVVLLLVGGGESREDLLEQAKTLGIERSVVVTGRIPHERIASVYALVDVLAFPRKSMRLTELVTPLKPLETMAMGKAFVASDVGGHRELVRDGETGILFPAGDVDALVRSLNRLLDDPGLRRGIEERQVPWVRAHHSWERTTAPYADLYARALARRTERTGA; from the coding sequence ATGAGCGGAGCGGACGCCACCGCCGAGCGCGCGGCCGCGCACCGGGCGCTCCCCGACTCGCTCCGGATCCTCCACGTGCTGGATCACAGCCTTCCGCTCCACAGCGGGTACACGTTCCGCTCGCAGCGGATCCTGGCGTCGCAGCGACGGCGTGGGTGGGAGCCGTGCGCGGTCACCTCGCCCAAGCACGAGGAGTCCTGGCGCCGCCCCACCGAGGCGGTCGAGACGGTGGAGGGGATGCGCTTCCACCGTTCCGGAGCGGTTCGCCGAGAACGCGTGCCGCTCGTCGGGGAGTGGCGCCTCATCGAGACGCTGAAGCGGCGGGTCGACGACGCGATCCGCGCGGAGCGTCCGCACGTGGTCCACGCCCACTCCCCGGTGCTGAACGCGATCGCGGCGCTCCGGGCGGCCCGGAAGCACGGCCTGCCGGTCGTCTACGAGATCCGCGCGTTCTGGGAGGACGCGGCCGTGGACCACGGCACGTATGCCGAGGGCTCCTGGAAGTACCGTTTGGTGCGGGCGCTCGAGACGGACGCGTGCCGCCGCGTGGACGGCGTCGCGGTCATCTGCCGCGGGCTCGAGGGGGATCTCGTGGCGCGCGGGATCGATCCCGGGAAATTCGTCGTCATCTACAATGGAATCGATCCGGACGAGACCCGCATCGCGGCGCCGGACGCCGAGTACCGCGAGGCGTGGGGACTCGCCGGGAAACGCGTGATCGGGTTCATCGGCTCGTTCTACCGGTACGAGGGGCTCGATCTGCTCGTCGAGGCGGTGGCGCGGCTGCGGCGCGAGCGGGACGACGTGGTGCTCCTCCTCGTGGGCGGAGGGGAGTCGCGCGAGGATCTCCTCGAACAGGCGAAGACCCTGGGAATCGAGCGGAGCGTGGTCGTGACGGGGCGCATTCCGCACGAGCGGATCGCCTCCGTGTACGCGCTCGTGGACGTGCTGGCCTTCCCGCGGAAGTCGATGCGCCTGACGGAGCTCGTGACGCCGCTCAAGCCGCTCGAGACGATGGCGATGGGCAAGGCCTTCGTCGCGAGCGACGTGGGGGGCCACCGCGAGCTGGTGCGGGACGGCGAGACGGGGATCCTCTTCCCCGCAGGCGACGTGGACGCGCTGGTGCGCTCCCTGAACAGGCTGCTCGACGATCCCGGTTTGCGCCGCGGCATCGAGGAGCGGCAGGTGCCGTGGGTCCGCGCGCATCACTCGTGGGAGCGCACCACCGCTCCGTACGCGGACCTCTACGCTCGTGCGCTCGCGAGGCGAACCGAACGAACGGGAGCCTAG